The following is a genomic window from Caproiciproducens sp. CPB-2.
CCTCGATCAAATCCTTGAACTTCTGAACCAAAGCGGCAATCGCGTCCTCACCGAGCTTTGTGGAGAGGATAAATACGGTTTCATAGGAATTCTTTACATCTGACATTATTTGCACCTCCTTTTGGACTTTGGCCCCGAAATAAATCCGGAGCAAGGATAGTAAGCCGAAAACTGCGGCTTAACAGAGTAATTATATCAGCAAGGCATTATGAAGTCAAGACAAAAATTACAGCGTTTTGCAAAGCTCCTTCAGGTACGCCCTGAACTGGGGCCCGATATCCGGGTGCTTCAGCGCAACCTCCACCTGTGCCTGCATGATGCCCAGCTTGTTTCCCATGTCGTAGCGCTTTCCGGTAAAGTCCACCGCGACCATGCCCACGGAGCGGGCCAGCGCGCACATGGCGTCGGTCAGCTGGATTTCCCCGCCCGCGCCCGGCTGGGTCCGGTCCAGAATATCAAAGATATCCGGCGTCAGGACACATCTGCCCAGAATGGAATACAGGGACATGATTTTGTCCGGGGACGGCTTTTCGATCATATCCGTACAGCTGAAGTAGTTATCGTGGATCGGCTCCACCTTCAGGGAGCTGTATTTGGTGATCGCTTCGGCGGTCACCTGCTTCACGCCCAAAACGCCCTTGCCGAACTCGTCGTAAGCCCGGATCAGCTGGCCGCAGGCGGGGTCCTCGCCGATGATGACGTCGTCGCCGTACAGGACCGCGAACGGCTCGTCGCCGACGAAGGAGCGGGCGCAGTTTACCGCGTGGCCAAGGCCCTTGGTTTCCTTCTGACGGACAAAGTAAATGTTCGCCTCGTGGGAGAGATCGATAATTTCCTTTAAAATCTTTTCCTTATCCGGGCCGCCGCTGGTCAGTTTTGCCTCCAGTTCCGGCACACGGTCAAAGTGGTCCTCAATCAGTCCCTTGCCGCGGTTGGTGATAATCAGGATATCCGTGATACCGGAACGGACGGCTTCCTCCACAATATACTGGATGGCGGGCTTGTCCACAATCGGCAGCATTTCCTTCGGCATGGATTTGGTTGCCGGCAGCACGCGGGTTCCCAGTCCGGCGGCCGGAATGACAGCTTTTGTTACTTTCATTTTTACACTCCTAATATCTAAAATATTTGAGGCAGATAGAACACAATCATGTAACAGATCAAAAGGCCGATTGCCAGAGAAGTGTTCACGCCGCCCTGCTCCTGCAGCTGAATCGCGGCAAGGGTCGCCTCCGGCGTATGATGATGGATCTGCTCGATCTTACCGATGCAGTGATTCAAATACCACTTGTTCCCGTTAAATCCCACCACCAGCATGATGGCGATCTGGATCAGCGCAATGATGGTCGGCACGCAGAACAGAAGAATCTGCTGGACCGGCTGCTGTGCAAGCTGCTCCGAAACCTGCAGCAGCTGGGAATAGGTGGGCGAAACCGTATCGATGGAAATTCCCTGCTGCTGCATCAGGGATTCCAGCAGCGGCATGGAAAAATTAAGGGACACATAGGTGGAAATCAGGTACAGGACGGTCATGACCGCGGTAATCACGGAACCGATTCTGTACTGTTTGCGGTACAGCATCCAGCCGCCCGAAAACAGGAACGCGCTGAAATTGAAACGGTTTCTGTGAAAACGCTTGAGATTGAGGAATACCGGCAGATAATACTGGGTATTGCCCTGTACCAGCTTGGCGAGGTCTCCCGCCGGGACGCTGCCGATCGGCTCGTTGGGGTTCACGCCGCCCATCGGGTCAAAGATAAACGGCACGGGCTGGCCCGGCTGACCTGGCTGGCCCGACGGAAAGGGGCCACCCGCCTGGGGAAAGCCGTTCTGAGGGAATCCGTTCTGGGGAAAGCCGTTCTGAGGAAAACCGCCGCTTTTGGGGAAACCGGCGACATCCTGCTGGTTCATGGTCAGCGACTGGCCGCAATGGTCACAGAACATCGCGTTCTGTGAATTCAGACTGCCGCAGCGCGGACAGCGTTTGGTTCTGTTTTCCGCCCCGTTTGCCGCCGGGTCGGCGGACTTCGGTTCCTTCTGCGGGGGAGTCCACGCGGCAGGGGTGCCGTGTTTGTCCGAAAAAACGCATTTGCCCACCTTCGCGTAGCACTCGCGGTGATACGGCGCGCCGCATTCGGGGCAGACGACGATATCGTCGTCCCGTGTAAAAGGTTTTCCGCAGACAGGGCAGTTTAAACCTGTATAGTCAATCATAGTTTATCCTCCCATAATGTAGATATCAATCCTGTTATATTAACCTATTGTATATAATTTCAAAAGAAACTTCAATAATATCTTCAATAAGTTTTCACCTAATTCATAATTGGCCGCGCGTCGGGCTTACGCCCGTCGCGGTGTGCGGGGCCGTTGTTCCGTAATTTCATCTTTACATTATACACGGAATAATTTATAATTAATAACAATCATTGCATTTTTCACTGAAAGACTCCACTGTGTTTCCCGTCCGTTTCCGGCGAGGGGAACACGGAATTACGCGATAAGCGGATTGAAATCCTGTAATGGAAAAATCATAATTTATTTGAAGGATGATAGTATGCTGCAGTTTGAAGAAATGAAGCTTGCTTTGCAGGAGCTGGAACCGGATCTGAACGATCTGGCGGAAGCGCTTGGGCTTGAAGGCATGCGCGAAGAGATTGCGAAGCTCGACGAAAAAGCAGCCCAGCCCGGTTTCTGGGACGATATGAGCACTTCTCAAAAGGTTTTGCAGCGTTCCAGTATGCTGAAAAATAAGGCTGCGGCATATGAACGGCTGAAAAATTCGTACGGCGATACGCTGGCATTAATAGAGCTTGCCAATGAGGAAGGGGATTTGTCCCTTTTGCCGGAAGCGCAGGAAGAACTGAAGAAATTTCAGGATGAGCTGGAAGCGCAGCGCCTTTCCACGCTGCTGACCGGGGAATACGACGGCAAGAACGCGATTCTGACGTTCCACGCGGGCGCCGGCGGCACGGAGGCGCAGGACTGGGCGGAAATGCTGTACCGCATGTACTGCCGCTGGGGCGAGCGCCACGGCTACAAGGTGGAAACGCTGGACTATCTGGACGGCGAAGAAGCGGGGCTGAAAAGCGCCAGTATCCTGATCGAAGGCATCAACGCCTACGGCTTCTTGAAGAGCGAGGCGGGCGTGCACAGGCTTGTCCGCGTATCCCCGTTCGACGCCTCCGGCAGGAGGCACACCTCGTTTGCCTCCCTGGAAGTGATGCCGGAAATCGACGACGACGTGGAGGTCCAGATCAACCCCGAGGACATCAAAATGGACGTTTACCGCGCGAGCGGCGCGGGCGGCCAGAAGGTCAACAAGACCTCCTCCGCGGTGCGCCTGACCCATATCCCCACGGGGATCGTGGTATCCTGTCAGGTGGAGCGCAGCCAGTACCAGAACCGCGACGTGGCGATGAGAATGCTGAAATCCAAGCTGGTCGAAATCAAGGAGCGTGAAAATCTGGAGCGTATCGAGGACATCAAGG
Proteins encoded in this region:
- a CDS encoding RING finger protein; translated protein: MIDYTGLNCPVCGKPFTRDDDIVVCPECGAPYHRECYAKVGKCVFSDKHGTPAAWTPPQKEPKSADPAANGAENRTKRCPRCGSLNSQNAMFCDHCGQSLTMNQQDVAGFPKSGGFPQNGFPQNGFPQNGFPQAGGPFPSGQPGQPGQPVPFIFDPMGGVNPNEPIGSVPAGDLAKLVQGNTQYYLPVFLNLKRFHRNRFNFSAFLFSGGWMLYRKQYRIGSVITAVMTVLYLISTYVSLNFSMPLLESLMQQQGISIDTVSPTYSQLLQVSEQLAQQPVQQILLFCVPTIIALIQIAIMLVVGFNGNKWYLNHCIGKIEQIHHHTPEATLAAIQLQEQGGVNTSLAIGLLICYMIVFYLPQIF
- a CDS encoding UTP--glucose-1-phosphate uridylyltransferase, whose protein sequence is MKVTKAVIPAAGLGTRVLPATKSMPKEMLPIVDKPAIQYIVEEAVRSGITDILIITNRGKGLIEDHFDRVPELEAKLTSGGPDKEKILKEIIDLSHEANIYFVRQKETKGLGHAVNCARSFVGDEPFAVLYGDDVIIGEDPACGQLIRAYDEFGKGVLGVKQVTAEAITKYSSLKVEPIHDNYFSCTDMIEKPSPDKIMSLYSILGRCVLTPDIFDILDRTQPGAGGEIQLTDAMCALARSVGMVAVDFTGKRYDMGNKLGIMQAQVEVALKHPDIGPQFRAYLKELCKTL
- the prfB gene encoding peptide chain release factor 2, which produces MLQFEEMKLALQELEPDLNDLAEALGLEGMREEIAKLDEKAAQPGFWDDMSTSQKVLQRSSMLKNKAAAYERLKNSYGDTLALIELANEEGDLSLLPEAQEELKKFQDELEAQRLSTLLTGEYDGKNAILTFHAGAGGTEAQDWAEMLYRMYCRWGERHGYKVETLDYLDGEEAGLKSASILIEGINAYGFLKSEAGVHRLVRVSPFDASGRRHTSFASLEVMPEIDDDVEVQINPEDIKMDVYRASGAGGQKVNKTSSAVRLTHIPTGIVVSCQVERSQYQNRDVAMRMLKSKLVEIKERENLERIEDIKGVQKEIAWGSQIRSYVFMPYTLVKDHRTGFESGNINAVMDGDLDGFINAYLKAQSLDALGENIE